One part of the Streptomyces ferrugineus genome encodes these proteins:
- a CDS encoding substrate-binding domain-containing protein, whose translation MDWLSAENVVAVGTAVLGVVASGVMVWYERRVPRRKRIGYRVQMDNPIGDDVRSGRANVRLGLFDADMDDATLVLLRVENDGSQSIDRDDYTGPEPHGLTAVFTDRTIRGVSVTQPTDIDHLMDHFTAQRGFGYEDNRLRIPRVPLNPGDYYKLLVLLSGNGDVGSEIRLRGGLRDGEVHPNRSATPDDKAPVFSLPARVFTGLLTLSVLALAGIVVFRDGNPIECEQGEVTVIGSTAFEPVISTLARQYENKCAGAEIDVETRGSEAGVAELAALADRSKGAARSVIAFSDGPLGERLGLKGKKVALSVFTLVVNDGIDLGPDGLSVQQVRDLYKGRYKRWGEVLPGADRATAELPVVLVSRSDSSGTRQVFQDRVLGGWEQAQSTSLDCRPPEGAAVTVVTRCELARTSDVLDRIAEQPGAIGYSELSVAAERKGVRTVPLDGDRADVDEIERGDSAYPYRDIEYAYTYGTAPDDSLTAGFLSYLDKESSRQVIRTQGHVPCATPVGLELCR comes from the coding sequence GTGGACTGGCTGAGCGCAGAGAACGTCGTGGCCGTCGGCACGGCCGTGCTGGGTGTCGTCGCGTCGGGCGTCATGGTCTGGTACGAGCGGCGGGTGCCGCGCCGCAAGCGCATCGGCTACCGCGTCCAAATGGACAACCCCATAGGCGACGACGTGCGTTCGGGCCGGGCGAACGTCCGGCTCGGTCTCTTCGACGCGGACATGGACGACGCGACGCTGGTGCTGCTGCGGGTCGAGAACGACGGGTCGCAGAGCATCGACCGCGACGACTACACCGGCCCCGAACCCCACGGCCTCACCGCCGTGTTCACCGACCGCACCATCCGGGGCGTCTCGGTCACCCAGCCGACCGACATCGACCATCTGATGGACCACTTCACCGCGCAACGCGGCTTCGGCTACGAGGACAACCGGCTGCGCATCCCGCGCGTCCCGCTCAACCCCGGCGACTACTACAAGCTGCTGGTCCTGCTCTCCGGAAACGGTGACGTCGGCAGCGAGATCCGGCTGCGCGGCGGCCTCAGGGACGGCGAGGTGCATCCCAACCGCAGTGCGACACCGGACGACAAGGCCCCGGTGTTCAGCCTGCCGGCCAGGGTCTTCACCGGTCTGCTCACCCTGTCCGTGCTGGCCCTCGCGGGCATCGTCGTCTTCCGGGACGGCAATCCGATCGAGTGCGAGCAGGGCGAGGTGACGGTGATCGGCTCCACCGCCTTCGAGCCGGTGATCTCGACGCTGGCGCGGCAGTACGAGAACAAGTGCGCGGGCGCCGAGATCGACGTGGAGACGCGCGGCAGCGAGGCCGGTGTCGCCGAACTCGCCGCGCTCGCCGACCGGTCGAAGGGCGCGGCGCGGTCGGTCATCGCGTTCTCCGACGGCCCGCTGGGCGAGCGCCTGGGGTTGAAGGGGAAGAAGGTCGCGCTGTCGGTCTTCACGCTCGTCGTCAACGACGGGATCGACCTCGGGCCGGACGGGCTGTCGGTGCAGCAGGTGCGGGACCTCTACAAGGGCCGGTACAAGCGGTGGGGCGAGGTGCTCCCCGGCGCCGACAGGGCGACCGCCGAGCTGCCCGTCGTCCTGGTCAGCCGCAGCGACAGCTCGGGGACGCGGCAGGTGTTCCAGGACCGGGTGCTCGGGGGATGGGAGCAGGCGCAGAGCACGTCACTGGACTGCCGCCCGCCCGAGGGCGCCGCCGTCACCGTGGTCACGCGATGCGAACTCGCCCGTACCTCCGACGTCCTGGACAGGATCGCCGAGCAGCCCGGCGCCATCGGGTACAGCGAGCTGAGTGTCGCCGCCGAGCGCAAGGGCGTACGGACGGTGCCGCTCGACGGCGACCGGGCCGACGTGGACGAGATCGAGCGCGGTGACAGCGCCTATCCGTACCGCGACATCGAGTACGCCTACACCTACGGGACCGCGCCCGACGACTCCCTGACGGCGGGGTTTCTGTCCTACCTGGACAAGGAGAGCAGCAGACAGGTGATCCGTACGCAGGGGCATGTGCCGTGCGCGACGCCGGTGGGGCTGGAGCTGTGCCGCTGA
- a CDS encoding SLATT domain-containing protein yields MGQPEMQPDRSPRDGRGGEGAAGLRPGDLTGRVFPHGDWGEPAVRLDELYRWVERGALDTAAWYLADRVWKRRAARALRGGAAAGAVVGAALPLLDLTRVASGVAPWGYLALLLAVACLAADRFFGLTSGWIRDVATAQAVQRRLQVLQFDWATESVREVLGPAEGTAGEAAERCLGVLRRFSEDVTELVRSETADWMVEFRTGSAPMGIQSAVAGGTRQEAGMSGLGRFPVPPPNGARPNMPRQRPPEPR; encoded by the coding sequence GTGGGTCAGCCGGAGATGCAGCCCGACAGGTCGCCTCGGGACGGGCGGGGCGGCGAAGGGGCGGCCGGACTTCGGCCGGGCGATCTGACGGGACGGGTGTTTCCGCACGGGGACTGGGGGGAGCCGGCGGTGCGGCTGGACGAGCTGTACCGATGGGTGGAGCGCGGGGCGCTGGACACGGCGGCGTGGTATCTCGCCGACCGGGTGTGGAAGCGGCGGGCGGCGCGGGCGCTGCGCGGCGGGGCGGCGGCGGGAGCGGTGGTCGGAGCCGCGCTGCCCCTGCTGGACCTGACCCGGGTCGCGAGCGGGGTGGCCCCCTGGGGATATCTGGCGCTGCTGCTGGCGGTGGCCTGTCTGGCGGCCGACCGGTTCTTCGGTCTCACGTCCGGCTGGATAAGGGACGTCGCCACGGCCCAGGCCGTGCAGCGGCGGCTTCAGGTGCTCCAGTTCGACTGGGCGACGGAGAGCGTGCGGGAGGTCCTGGGCCCGGCCGAGGGCACGGCCGGCGAGGCCGCCGAGCGGTGTCTGGGCGTGCTGCGCCGCTTCTCGGAGGACGTGACGGAGCTGGTGCGGTCGGAGACGGCGGACTGGATGGTGGAGTTCCGGACGGGTTCGGCGCCGATGGGGATCCAGTCGGCGGTGGCCGGGGGGACCCGGCAGGAGGCGGGCATGAGCGGCCTGGGCCGCTTCCCCGTCCCCCCGCCGAACGGGGCCCGCCCGAACATGCCGCGCCAGCGGCCGCCGGAGCCGCGGTGA